The following coding sequences are from one Humulus lupulus chromosome X, drHumLupu1.1, whole genome shotgun sequence window:
- the LOC133803519 gene encoding uncharacterized protein LOC133803519 — MKGREIKGAPAADLLVCFPSRSHLSLMPKPICSPARSSDPNNQRHHHHNHHLQHLKKSRTRGSTGQASPVLWAKPKSSMGTEMVSEPTSPKVTCAGQIKVRHKTSSCKNWQSVMEEIERMHNSRKQKKARPSWAEALGIKKDVMQFLTCLRNLRFDFRCFGSFHNGADITTDDEDEEEEDDDEDEDEGYRGTLRETGHTDSEASRTVFSKWFMVLQEEQNNNNNEFFKDDRMMKKEEEESTGGEAAVPPPNALMLMRCRSAPGKSWLEEKEEEEKEKQSQDEKNKDRDKYEEEEEESERLEKRCSKNNLKCLMEDENRKTAENNLLVMRYDTKFYKISSDIAKETWVVGGVRDPLSRSRSWKR; from the coding sequence ATGAAAGGAAGAGAAATCAAAGGAGCTCCTGCGGCAGATCTCTTGGTGTGCTTTCCATCTCGGTCCCACTTAAGCCTAATGCCCAAGCCTATTTGCAGCCCGGCGAGGTCATCAGACCCCAACAACCAgcgccaccaccaccacaaccaccatcTCCAGCACCTTAAGAAATCCAGAACCAGAGGTAGTACCGGCCAAGCCAGCCCTGTGTTATGGGCCAAGCCCAAGTCTTCAATGGGCACAGAAATGGTCTCGGAGCCCACTTCCCCGAAAGTCACCTGCGCCGGGCAGATCAAAGTCCGGCACAAGACGAGCAGCTGTAAGAACTGGCAATCAGTGATGGAAGAGATTGAGAGGATGCACAACAGCCGGAAACAGAAAAAGGCCCGGCCTAGTTGGGCTGAGGCTCTTGGGATCAAGAAAGATGTCATGCAATTCCTCACTTGTCTCAGAAACCTTCGCTTTGATTTTCGATGCTTTGGCTCGTTCCATAACGGAGCTGATATAACGACTGACGAcgaagacgaagaagaagaagacgacgATGAAGATGAAGACGAAGGGTATCGTGGAACGTTACGTGAAACTGGTCATACTGATTCTGAGGCTTCTAGAACCGTTTTCTCCAAATGGTTTATGGTTTTACAGGAAGAacagaataataataacaatgaGTTTTTTAAAGATGACCGCATgatgaaaaaagaagaagaagaatcgaCCGGCGGCGAGGCTGCCGTTCCACCGCCGAATGCTTTGATGCTAATGAGGTGTAGGTCTGCTCCGGGGAAGAGTTGGTTGGAAGAGAAggaggaagaagaaaaagaaaaacaatcaCAGGATGAGAAGAATAAAGACAGAGACAAatacgaagaagaagaagaagagagtgaaAGGTTGGAGAAAAGGTGTAGTAAGAACAATTTGAAGTGTTTAATGGAAGACGAGAACAGAAAAACGGCAGAGAATAACTTGTTGGTGATGAGATACGACACCAAGTTTTACAAGATTTCTTCTGATATTGCCAAGGAGACTTGGGTTGTGGGTGGGGTTAGAGATCCACTCTCCAGGAGTCGAAGTTGGAAGAGATGA